In Geminocystis sp. NIES-3709, a single genomic region encodes these proteins:
- a CDS encoding IS4 family transposase has translation MFQLPQDYQDNFKKQFNLPQYLTLCLLVNLLQNLKTVRLEEMAKLFPYPIKLRSRIKKLQRFLSLENWKIETIWFPILKSWIINNWESKKVIYLVIDRTQWQNINILMVSLVYNQRAIPIYFTLLDKKGSSNLLEQKQVLEPSINLLIEYKIIVLGDREFCSVDLAKWLSLEKQVYLSLRLKKSEYVELESDIWFRLSELGLCPGFSVYYRGIKVTKTKGFSGINLAAKWKKNYRNKSSKEPWFILTNLASMSETISAYSKRMGIEEMFRDLKLGGYNLESTKVNNERLISLIILITLSYSYSTFIGEEIKRKGISEYLVRPTEKGRKYKRNSDFSIGLNAIKWLSEICFFQEQLEELTSLFPQKHSYYRQGMRAISLIQSAL, from the coding sequence ATGTTTCAACTTCCCCAAGATTATCAAGATAATTTTAAAAAGCAGTTTAATTTACCTCAATATTTAACTCTTTGTCTTTTAGTTAACTTACTCCAAAATCTTAAAACTGTTAGGTTAGAAGAAATGGCAAAACTTTTTCCTTATCCGATTAAATTAAGAAGTAGAATTAAAAAGTTACAAAGATTTCTAAGTCTGGAAAATTGGAAAATTGAAACTATCTGGTTTCCTATTTTAAAATCATGGATTATTAATAATTGGGAATCGAAAAAAGTTATCTATTTAGTAATTGATAGAACACAGTGGCAAAATATTAATATATTGATGGTAAGTTTAGTTTATAATCAAAGAGCTATTCCCATTTATTTTACATTACTAGATAAAAAAGGAAGCAGTAATTTATTAGAACAAAAACAAGTATTAGAACCGAGTATTAATTTATTAATTGAATATAAAATAATCGTTTTAGGAGATAGAGAATTTTGCTCTGTAGATTTAGCAAAGTGGTTATCACTAGAGAAACAGGTTTATTTATCTCTACGTTTAAAAAAGAGCGAATATGTCGAATTAGAATCTGATATATGGTTTCGATTAAGTGAATTAGGTTTATGTCCTGGATTCTCTGTATATTATCGAGGAATAAAAGTTACAAAAACGAAGGGATTTTCAGGAATTAATTTAGCAGCAAAGTGGAAAAAAAATTATCGAAATAAATCTAGCAAAGAGCCATGGTTTATTCTCACAAATTTAGCAAGTATGTCGGAAACAATCTCCGCTTATTCCAAAAGAATGGGCATCGAAGAAATGTTTAGAGATTTGAAATTAGGCGGTTATAATTTAGAGAGTACAAAAGTCAATAATGAACGACTAATTTCTTTAATTATACTAATAACGTTATCCTATAGTTATTCAACATTTATAGGAGAAGAAATTAAAAGAAAAGGAATAAGTGAATATCTAGTTCGTCCGACTGAAAAAGGTAGAAAATATAAAAGAAATAGTGATTTTTCTATTGGTTTAAATGCCATAAAATGGCTAAGTGAAATCTGCTTTTTCCAAGAACAATTAGAGGAGTTAACCTCTTTATTTCCTCAGAAACACTCCTATTATCGTCAAGGTATGAGGGCTATTTCCCTTATCCAATCTGCATTATGA
- the cobA gene encoding uroporphyrinogen-III C-methyltransferase, whose translation MGKVYLVGAGPGDPGLLTIKGKTLLELANVVVYDALVSDEILMMISPYAEKINAGKRRGNHSLLQSDTTQLLIEKAKENAIVVRLKGGDPFVFGRGGEEMQDLVSAGISVEMVPGITAGIAAPAYANIPVTHRDYSSSVTFVTGHESAGKYRPEVNWKAIAQGSETIVIYMGIHNLSYIIPQLLSAGLTENTEIALIRWGTRPEQEELYGTLGDILDRVEKTGFTAPAIAIIGKVVGFSRLYKELEMGN comes from the coding sequence GTGGGTAAAGTTTATCTTGTAGGTGCAGGACCCGGAGATCCCGGATTATTAACAATAAAAGGTAAAACTCTGTTGGAATTAGCTAATGTAGTTGTTTATGATGCCTTGGTTAGTGATGAAATATTGATGATGATCAGTCCCTATGCAGAGAAGATCAATGCCGGAAAACGTCGAGGAAATCACTCTTTATTACAATCTGATACAACACAATTATTGATTGAAAAAGCCAAAGAAAACGCCATAGTTGTTCGTTTAAAGGGTGGTGATCCTTTTGTTTTTGGTAGAGGTGGAGAAGAAATGCAAGATTTAGTTTCCGCCGGAATTTCTGTAGAAATGGTACCCGGTATAACTGCTGGTATTGCCGCTCCTGCTTATGCTAATATTCCTGTTACCCATCGAGATTACAGTTCATCCGTTACTTTTGTAACTGGGCATGAATCAGCGGGGAAATATCGCCCAGAAGTCAACTGGAAAGCGATCGCCCAAGGCTCAGAAACGATCGTGATTTATATGGGTATTCATAATTTAAGTTATATCATCCCTCAATTGTTATCGGCTGGACTAACGGAAAATACTGAAATAGCTTTGATTCGTTGGGGTACAAGACCAGAACAGGAGGAGTTATATGGTACTCTGGGAGATATACTCGATCGAGTAGAAAAAACTGGTTTTACCGCTCCGGCGATCGCTATTATTGGTAAAGTTGTCGGATTTAGCCGACTCTATAAGGAATTAGAAATGGGGAATTAA
- a CDS encoding cytochrome c biogenesis protein, with the protein MSLSNSTNNITIINLINLFFRKIITTIADLRLAIILLLIIAFFSISGTVIEQNQPVNFYQENYPENPALFGFLTWQLLLLIGLNHVYTTWWYLGILVLFGSSLIACTFRRQLPALKTTQIWQFYNKPRQFNKLALSAEITTESLGKINSILGDKGYKVYQNDNSLYGQKGISGKIGPIIVHVGMIVILFGAIWGAFTGFFAQEMIQSGETFTIQNFLEAGKFTNLNNAQSFDVKVNNFWIKYTPDGSVDQFYSDLSVLNKQGKELDRKTIFVNQPLRYNGITFYQTNWGISAVQIQLNNSPIFQLPMAELTNERKGRIWGTWIPTKPDLSEGISLITKDLQGTMFLYDMSGKLISAVRPNMPVEVNGVTLKVLNLVGSTGLQIKADPGVPLVYLGFALLMIGVVMSYVSFSQVWALQEGDRYFIGGKTNRAQVAFEKEIGQILEKL; encoded by the coding sequence ATGAGTCTATCTAATTCAACTAATAATATCACTATTATTAATTTAATAAACCTATTTTTTCGTAAAATAATAACTACGATCGCTGATTTACGTTTAGCTATTATCTTATTATTAATAATCGCCTTTTTTAGTATTAGTGGCACAGTTATTGAACAAAATCAACCTGTTAATTTTTATCAAGAAAACTATCCAGAAAATCCTGCATTATTCGGGTTTTTAACATGGCAATTATTATTATTGATCGGGCTTAATCATGTCTATACTACATGGTGGTATTTAGGTATATTAGTTTTATTTGGTAGCAGTTTAATCGCTTGTACTTTTAGAAGACAATTACCCGCATTAAAAACAACTCAAATATGGCAATTTTACAATAAACCAAGACAATTTAATAAATTAGCTTTAAGTGCAGAAATTACTACAGAATCTTTAGGTAAAATTAATTCTATTTTAGGTGATAAAGGTTATAAAGTATATCAAAATGATAACTCATTATATGGACAAAAAGGGATAAGTGGAAAAATTGGGCCTATTATTGTTCATGTAGGAATGATTGTGATATTATTCGGAGCAATTTGGGGAGCTTTTACAGGATTTTTTGCCCAAGAAATGATCCAAAGTGGAGAAACTTTTACTATTCAAAATTTTTTAGAAGCTGGTAAATTTACCAACTTAAATAATGCTCAATCTTTTGATGTTAAAGTAAATAATTTTTGGATAAAATATACTCCTGATGGTTCAGTAGATCAATTTTATTCTGATTTATCAGTACTTAATAAACAAGGAAAAGAACTCGATCGAAAAACTATTTTTGTTAATCAACCGTTGAGGTACAACGGGATAACTTTTTATCAAACAAATTGGGGTATTTCTGCCGTGCAAATTCAACTCAATAATAGTCCTATTTTTCAGTTACCAATGGCAGAATTAACTAATGAAAGAAAAGGACGTATTTGGGGAACATGGATTCCTACTAAACCTGATTTAAGTGAGGGGATTTCTTTAATTACCAAAGATTTACAAGGAACAATGTTTCTCTATGATATGTCGGGTAAATTGATTAGTGCTGTACGTCCAAATATGCCTGTAGAGGTGAATGGGGTTACTCTCAAAGTATTGAATTTAGTCGGTTCTACTGGTTTACAAATTAAAGCAGATCCGGGAGTACCTTTAGTATATCTTGGTTTTGCTCTTTTAATGATTGGTGTCGTGATGAGTTATGTCTCCTTTTCACAAGTTTGGGCGTTACAAGAAGGCGATCGATATTTTATTGGTGGTAAAACCAATCGAGCTCAGGTTGCTTTTGAAAAAGAAATAGGTCAAATTTTAGAAAAATTATAA
- a CDS encoding rhodanese-like domain-containing protein, translating into MNMISINVEELAVILTEENHEIQLIDVREESEAEIVFLPSFKLLPLSQYEQWRNQIKTILNPDLETIVMCHHGIRSANMCQWLISQGFTKVKNVSGGIDAYAIYIDSSISRY; encoded by the coding sequence ATGAATATGATAAGTATTAATGTAGAAGAATTAGCAGTTATTTTAACAGAAGAAAATCACGAAATACAGTTGATTGATGTGAGAGAAGAATCTGAAGCTGAAATTGTTTTTTTGCCATCTTTTAAGTTGTTACCTTTGAGTCAATATGAACAGTGGAGAAATCAAATAAAAACCATTTTGAATCCCGATTTAGAAACGATCGTTATGTGTCATCATGGTATTCGATCGGCTAATATGTGTCAATGGTTAATCAGTCAAGGATTTACAAAAGTTAAAAATGTTTCCGGCGGAATTGATGCTTATGCAATATATATTGATTCTTCAATTTCTCGTTACTAA
- a CDS encoding dicarboxylate/amino acid:cation symporter, whose product MNTLKKIAQFPLYIQIVFALILAIIVGIILGAGNPIISPSLIEHLALPCTLILKALRTLATPLIFLAIIHTFLTAEIPSRSGRKLAFLLITNTLMAIIIGLLVANILQPGIHGNLELGIDIKPSEKTLDPWGLLQDLIPDSVVKPLVDNNVIQLIIVALSFAIVLRGLKTKFIEENKTDYLPIEKLITVLFEAVIIIVHWVIKLVPFAVFGIVSQTIALKGFAPFKSLGFFVIAVIVALILQAIYYLTRVYFGSWVHPIDFIKKGSDALITAFSTASSTATMPITFEVLIEKIGLRESSASLGALVGSNFNNDGTALYEAMSALFISQILNQQLTLTQQIMVMLTSIIASVGAAGIPEAGLVTMTLVFTSVGLPTEYIAILVTVDWFLDRCRTAINVMGDMTVSALVDGKTRKEKLEEAFIETGIK is encoded by the coding sequence ATGAATACTCTTAAAAAAATTGCTCAATTTCCTCTCTATATACAAATCGTTTTTGCTTTAATTTTAGCCATAATAGTGGGAATAATTTTAGGTGCTGGTAATCCCATTATTTCCCCTTCATTAATAGAACATTTGGCCTTACCTTGTACCCTAATTTTAAAAGCTCTTAGAACCTTAGCTACACCTTTAATTTTTTTAGCTATTATTCATACTTTCTTAACAGCCGAAATACCTAGTAGATCAGGAAGAAAATTAGCATTTTTATTGATCACGAATACCCTCATGGCAATTATCATTGGGTTATTAGTAGCTAATATTTTACAACCTGGAATTCATGGCAATTTAGAGTTAGGAATTGATATAAAACCATCTGAAAAAACCCTAGATCCTTGGGGATTATTACAAGATCTAATTCCAGATTCAGTGGTAAAACCTTTAGTGGATAATAATGTTATTCAATTAATTATTGTTGCCTTATCTTTTGCTATTGTTTTAAGGGGATTAAAAACTAAATTTATTGAAGAAAATAAAACCGATTATTTGCCGATCGAAAAGTTAATAACAGTATTATTTGAAGCAGTGATTATTATTGTTCATTGGGTGATAAAACTTGTTCCTTTTGCAGTTTTCGGAATTGTATCACAAACGATCGCCCTTAAAGGATTTGCCCCTTTTAAATCTCTAGGATTTTTCGTAATTGCGGTAATTGTTGCTTTAATTTTACAGGCAATTTATTATTTAACCCGTGTTTATTTCGGTTCGTGGGTACATCCTATTGACTTTATCAAAAAAGGTTCTGATGCTTTAATTACAGCATTTTCTACCGCTTCCTCTACCGCAACCATGCCCATAACTTTTGAGGTTTTAATTGAAAAAATAGGGTTGAGAGAATCTTCAGCTTCTTTAGGTGCATTAGTGGGGAGTAATTTCAATAATGATGGTACCGCTTTATATGAAGCGATGTCGGCCTTATTTATATCTCAAATTCTCAATCAACAATTAACTTTAACTCAACAAATTATGGTGATGCTAACTTCTATTATCGCCTCGGTAGGTGCGGCAGGAATACCTGAAGCTGGTTTAGTTACCATGACGTTAGTTTTTACATCTGTTGGCTTACCCACAGAATATATTGCTATTTTAGTTACCGTTGATTGGTTTCTCGATCGATGTCGAACCGCTATTAATGTAATGGGAGATATGACTGTTAGTGCTTTAGTGGATGGTAAAACCCGAAAAGAAAAGCTAGAAGAAGCATTTATCGAAACAGGGATAAAGTAA
- a CDS encoding heavy metal translocating P-type ATPase: MTANHLEIQIFQLEGMGCVACAKSIETAINKVKGVEECIVNYALAEAKVTYHSQDINTKVIEEVVRKAGYQAYVIDAENINQDKQTKENQRKEQKLVNKFKVGVIISTFLVITSLPMMTGLHIPFIPIWLHNPWLQLILTTPVLFWCGQSFFTGAISALRHSSSNMNTLVALGTGSAYFYSVAVTLFPQFFDNQGLQGEVYYESAAVIITLILLGRLLEHRAKSQTSEGIKKLLQLEAKTARVIRDGFEQEIPIVQVRINDFIIVRPGEKIPVDGQIVKGESSIDESMVTGESMPVKKTIGDEVIGATINKTGSFTFRATKIGKDTVLAQIIELVKQAQNSKAPIQKFADRVTGYFVPIVIIIAVITFLAWWLIGNNFILALVASINVLIIACPCALGLATPTSIMVGTGLGANHGILIKDAGSLELAHKIKTIVLDKTGTLTVGKPIVTDFITVDGTESEKDILTLVGILEHNSEHLIAQAIVEYAEKQEIHFNFSQNNLTINNFEAISGCGVQGKTNNKLVQVGTKVWFQELGINTTKLESLCHKEVFDKTNAWIAIDGKIMGLFALADALKVSSVSAVKNLQKQGLEVIMLTGDNYATAEKIAQQVGIRRFFAQVRPEEKTAKIKEIQQNTGKFVAMVGDGINDAPALAQADVGFAIGTGTDVAIASSDITLISGDLEGIVSAIKLSKATMKNIKENLFFAYIYNVIGIPIATGIFYPFFGLLLNPIIAGGAMAFSSVSVVTNALRLKTFKL, translated from the coding sequence ATGACGGCTAACCATTTAGAAATACAAATTTTTCAATTGGAAGGTATGGGATGTGTTGCTTGTGCAAAGTCGATCGAAACTGCTATTAATAAAGTTAAAGGGGTAGAGGAATGTATCGTTAATTATGCCCTTGCAGAAGCCAAAGTTACTTATCATTCTCAGGATATTAACACTAAGGTAATAGAAGAAGTCGTCAGAAAAGCAGGTTATCAAGCCTATGTTATCGACGCAGAAAATATTAATCAGGATAAGCAAACTAAAGAAAATCAAAGAAAAGAGCAGAAATTAGTTAATAAATTCAAAGTAGGAGTAATAATTAGTACTTTTTTAGTGATTACCTCTTTACCTATGATGACGGGATTACATATTCCCTTTATTCCCATATGGTTACACAACCCTTGGTTACAACTAATTTTGACGACTCCTGTTTTATTCTGGTGTGGACAATCTTTCTTTACTGGGGCAATTTCTGCCCTTCGTCATAGTAGTAGCAATATGAATACTTTAGTCGCTCTTGGTACTGGTTCGGCTTATTTTTATTCAGTGGCAGTCACTTTATTTCCTCAATTTTTTGACAATCAAGGTTTACAAGGAGAGGTTTATTATGAATCAGCCGCAGTAATTATTACTCTTATTTTATTAGGAAGATTATTAGAACATCGAGCAAAAAGTCAAACTTCTGAAGGGATTAAAAAGTTACTACAGCTAGAAGCAAAAACTGCTAGAGTAATCCGTGACGGTTTTGAGCAAGAAATCCCCATTGTACAAGTTAGAATTAACGATTTCATTATAGTACGTCCGGGAGAAAAAATCCCCGTTGATGGTCAAATTGTTAAAGGGGAATCCTCGATCGATGAGAGTATGGTGACAGGAGAATCAATGCCTGTCAAAAAAACTATCGGCGATGAAGTGATTGGGGCAACCATAAACAAAACCGGTAGTTTCACTTTTCGAGCGACAAAAATAGGCAAAGATACTGTTTTAGCTCAAATTATCGAGTTAGTAAAACAAGCCCAAAATAGTAAAGCACCTATTCAAAAATTTGCCGATCGAGTAACAGGATATTTTGTCCCGATCGTGATTATAATTGCTGTAATTACTTTTCTTGCATGGTGGTTGATAGGAAATAATTTTATCCTTGCCTTAGTTGCCTCTATCAATGTCCTAATTATTGCTTGTCCTTGTGCTTTGGGATTAGCCACTCCTACTTCTATAATGGTTGGTACAGGATTAGGTGCAAATCACGGTATTTTGATTAAGGATGCAGGTAGTTTGGAGTTGGCACACAAAATCAAAACCATTGTTTTAGATAAAACTGGTACTTTAACTGTCGGTAAACCTATTGTTACGGATTTTATCACCGTTGATGGTACGGAATCAGAAAAAGACATTTTAACCCTTGTAGGAATTTTAGAGCATAATTCAGAACACCTGATCGCCCAAGCTATTGTCGAATATGCGGAAAAACAAGAAATTCACTTCAATTTTTCCCAAAATAATCTCACAATCAATAATTTTGAGGCAATTTCAGGGTGTGGTGTACAAGGTAAAACCAACAACAAATTAGTACAAGTCGGCACAAAAGTATGGTTTCAGGAATTGGGGATTAATACCACTAAATTAGAAAGTTTATGTCATAAGGAAGTTTTTGACAAAACTAATGCTTGGATAGCTATAGACGGAAAAATTATGGGCTTATTTGCTCTTGCTGATGCCCTTAAGGTATCTTCTGTTTCGGCAGTAAAAAATTTACAAAAACAAGGACTAGAAGTAATTATGTTAACGGGGGATAATTACGCAACGGCGGAAAAAATTGCTCAACAAGTTGGTATTAGAAGGTTTTTTGCTCAAGTACGCCCTGAAGAAAAAACCGCAAAAATAAAGGAAATTCAGCAAAATACAGGAAAATTCGTTGCTATGGTGGGTGATGGTATTAATGATGCCCCTGCCCTCGCTCAAGCTGATGTAGGCTTTGCTATAGGCACTGGAACTGATGTTGCGATCGCATCTAGTGATATAACTTTAATATCAGGGGATTTAGAAGGCATTGTCTCAGCAATAAAATTAAGTAAAGCTACTATGAAAAACATTAAAGAAAATCTCTTTTTTGCTTATATATATAACGTAATTGGAATACCAATTGCTACAGGAATTTTTTACCCCTTTTTTGGTTTATTATTAAACCCTATTATTGCAGGGGGTGCTATGGCTTTTAGTTCAGTTTCTGTGGTAACGAATGCCTTAAGATTAAAGACATTTAAACTATAG
- a CDS encoding CYTH domain-containing protein yields the protein MGLEIERKFLVNSTLWQRPNNGILYRQGYIYTHNGNTVRVRIAGDKGYLTVKGKTQGMTRSEFEYDIPLEEAQEILDTLCDRPLIEKIRYKIKMDQLTWEIDEFLGENQGLILGEIELSSENQEILFPEWIGEEVTQDSRYYNSNLAKNSYNQWVR from the coding sequence ATGGGTTTAGAAATTGAGCGTAAATTTTTAGTGAATAGCACTCTTTGGCAACGTCCCAATAATGGTATTTTATATCGTCAGGGTTATATTTACACCCATAATGGAAATACTGTCAGGGTGAGAATTGCAGGAGATAAGGGTTATTTGACTGTCAAGGGTAAAACTCAGGGAATGACTCGATCGGAATTTGAATATGATATACCTTTAGAAGAAGCACAGGAAATCTTAGATACATTATGCGATCGACCTTTAATTGAAAAGATAAGATATAAAATTAAAATGGATCAATTAACGTGGGAAATTGACGAATTTTTAGGAGAAAATCAGGGGTTAATTTTAGGAGAAATTGAATTAAGTAGTGAAAATCAAGAGATTCTTTTTCCCGAATGGATTGGAGAAGAAGTAACTCAAGATAGTCGTTATTATAATTCTAATCTTGCTAAAAATTCCTATAATCAATGGGTAAGATAA
- a CDS encoding peptide ligase PGM1-related protein: MVITIEDKKHFRSLQNQLRNYWQEGDILEEDDQDILVIPSFSIDQEVGKKVLGFLHYEERLLFSLIRLRNPLTRLIYITAQPLSPIIIDYYLQLLPGIPFSHARERLLLLTTYDSSQKPLTEKILERPRLISKIKKFLRPNKSYMVCFNSTILEQELSVKLDIPLLASSPELLYWGSKGGSREIFADCNILHPDGSQLVYNIHDLIKEITFLLARKPYLNKLVIKLNEGFSGEGNAVLDVSGISGLFSIDLSLEKQQNLVAQIIHESKVQGLGDTWITFCDKIPKLGVIVEEFIEGEIKFSPSMQGYITPSGKVEIISTHDQILGGEDGQIYLGCTFPARENYRLQLQELGLKVGLKLAKKGAMERFSVDFLAIKEKDQWLLYAIEINLRKGGTTHPFMTLKFLTNGNYNCGDGLFYSPEEKVKYYIASDNLQKPQYHGLLPHDLMDIIAKHHLHFDSSTKTGTVFHLMGALSEFGKIGLTSIGNSWEEAKAIYQNVENVLDNETDNFYYN; this comes from the coding sequence ATGGTGATTACTATTGAAGATAAAAAGCATTTTCGCTCCTTACAAAATCAATTAAGAAATTATTGGCAAGAGGGAGATATTTTAGAAGAAGATGATCAAGATATTTTAGTAATTCCATCTTTTAGTATAGATCAAGAAGTTGGAAAAAAAGTACTAGGTTTTTTACATTATGAAGAACGACTTTTATTTTCTTTAATTCGTTTAAGAAATCCTCTTACTCGTTTAATTTATATTACCGCTCAACCCTTATCACCTATTATTATTGATTATTATTTACAATTATTACCGGGTATTCCTTTTTCTCATGCAAGAGAACGTTTATTATTATTAACAACCTATGATTCTTCGCAAAAACCATTAACAGAAAAAATATTAGAAAGACCTCGTTTAATCAGTAAAATTAAAAAGTTTTTACGTCCTAATAAAAGTTATATGGTATGTTTTAATTCGACTATTTTAGAACAAGAATTATCAGTAAAATTAGATATTCCTTTATTAGCTTCTAGTCCAGAATTGTTATATTGGGGTTCCAAAGGTGGCAGCCGAGAAATTTTTGCGGACTGCAATATTCTTCATCCTGATGGCAGTCAATTGGTATATAATATTCATGATTTAATTAAAGAAATTACTTTTTTATTAGCGAGAAAACCTTACTTAAATAAATTAGTTATAAAACTAAATGAAGGTTTTTCAGGAGAAGGTAATGCAGTTTTAGATGTTAGTGGTATTTCGGGTTTATTTTCGATAGATTTAAGTTTAGAAAAACAACAAAATTTAGTCGCTCAAATTATTCATGAGTCTAAAGTGCAAGGATTAGGAGATACATGGATTACTTTTTGTGATAAAATTCCTAAATTAGGCGTAATAGTGGAAGAATTTATTGAAGGAGAAATAAAATTTTCACCGAGTATGCAAGGTTATATAACACCTAGTGGGAAAGTAGAAATTATTTCTACTCATGATCAAATTTTAGGAGGAGAAGACGGACAAATTTATTTAGGTTGTACTTTTCCAGCTAGAGAAAATTATCGCTTACAATTGCAAGAATTAGGTTTAAAAGTTGGTTTGAAATTAGCAAAAAAAGGTGCAATGGAAAGATTTTCTGTTGATTTTTTAGCAATTAAAGAAAAAGATCAATGGTTATTATATGCGATCGAAATTAACCTAAGAAAAGGAGGTACAACCCACCCATTTATGACACTAAAATTTTTAACAAATGGTAACTATAATTGTGGAGATGGTTTATTTTATAGTCCAGAAGAAAAAGTAAAATATTATATAGCTTCAGATAATTTACAAAAGCCTCAATATCACGGACTATTACCCCATGATTTAATGGATATTATCGCTAAACATCACTTACATTTTGATAGTAGTACCAAAACAGGAACGGTTTTTCATTTAATGGGTGCATTATCAGAATTTGGTAAAATTGGCTTAACCAGTATTGGCAATTCTTGGGAAGAAGCAAAGGCCATTTATCAAAATGTTGAGAATGTTTTAGATAATGAAACCGATAATTTTTACTACAATTAA
- a CDS encoding glycosyltransferase family 39 protein, which translates to MINNFRSNFQYWLKIILITVIIMGIFFRITNIDKKIYWHDEVYTSLRVAGYRGNEIVTKFFNGEIITAKDLLEFQILKPNTPLSATINSLIEHPEHPPLYYLLLRFWQDLLGSSIVINRSLSIVFSLLVFPAIYYLSQELFNNNLVSLISLSLVAISPIQILYAQEAREYSLWMVTIILSSLYLFKSIKTNKIYHWLGYSLTLSLTFYTSILSVFLPIINIGYIYLIRKFLAVKTKINFFVFTTISGVLFIPWLTITFINFSLLKDKTSWTNTQQSLAFLANLWGLHFSSLLIDVGLPLYHWASYIFISAIFALIIYSFYFLIKNTDKNIWFYLLLLGVIPTLGLILPDIILGGIRSSMTRYFFPAYLSIYLTISYILGNKIEQKSKTWSVIIAIIFTFSIISNIISHNTTTWWNKAPSYYNTDIAEIINQSEKPLLITDDFQINRGNIISISYQLKPNINLQLLKDYSRIKYTKEFKEIYIFNPSSELVNKLEKIYKKKLIKVYNSLYHINLDY; encoded by the coding sequence ATGATAAATAATTTTCGATCGAATTTTCAATATTGGTTAAAAATAATTCTTATCACTGTTATTATTATGGGTATTTTTTTTCGTATAACTAACATTGATAAAAAAATTTATTGGCATGATGAAGTTTATACCTCCTTAAGAGTGGCAGGTTATCGAGGAAATGAAATAGTAACAAAATTTTTTAATGGTGAAATTATTACCGCTAAAGACTTATTAGAATTCCAGATATTAAAACCAAATACCCCCTTATCCGCAACGATAAATTCATTAATTGAACATCCAGAACATCCACCATTATATTATTTATTACTACGTTTTTGGCAAGATTTATTAGGAAGTTCTATTGTTATTAATCGAAGTTTATCGATTGTCTTTAGTTTATTAGTTTTTCCAGCAATTTATTATTTATCTCAGGAGTTATTTAATAATAATTTAGTTAGTTTAATTAGCCTTAGCTTAGTAGCAATTTCTCCTATACAAATATTATACGCTCAAGAAGCAAGAGAATATAGTTTATGGATGGTGACAATCATTTTATCTAGCCTATATCTTTTCAAGAGCATTAAAACTAATAAAATTTATCATTGGCTTGGTTATAGTTTAACTCTAAGTTTAACTTTTTATACCTCAATTTTATCTGTATTTCTACCTATAATTAATATTGGTTATATCTATTTAATTAGAAAATTTTTAGCAGTTAAAACTAAAATAAATTTTTTTGTATTTACCACTATAAGCGGAGTTTTATTTATTCCTTGGTTAACCATCACATTTATTAATTTTAGTCTTCTGAAAGATAAAACAAGTTGGACAAATACACAACAATCTTTAGCATTTTTAGCAAATTTATGGGGTTTACATTTTTCCAGTTTATTGATTGATGTTGGCTTACCCTTATATCATTGGGCTAGTTATATTTTCATTAGTGCTATATTTGCTTTAATTATATACAGTTTTTACTTTTTAATCAAAAATACCGATAAAAATATTTGGTTTTATTTATTATTATTAGGAGTTATTCCCACTTTAGGATTAATATTACCTGATATAATTTTAGGGGGAATTAGGTCAAGTATGACTAGATATTTTTTCCCAGCTTATCTATCTATTTATTTAACCATTAGCTATATTTTAGGAAATAAAATAGAACAAAAATCAAAAACTTGGTCAGTAATTATAGCTATAATTTTTACTTTCAGTATTATATCTAATATAATAAGCCACAATACAACAACTTGGTGGAATAAAGCTCCAAGTTATTATAATACTGATATTGCAGAAATTATTAATCAATCAGAAAAACCTCTATTAATTACCGATGATTTTCAAATTAATAGAGGAAATATAATATCTATTAGTTATCAATTAAAGCCTAATATTAACCTTCAATTATTAAAAGACTATAGTAGAATTAAATATACAAAAGAATTTAAAGAAATTTATATTTTTAATCCTTCATCTGAATTAGTAAATAAATTAGAAAAAATCTACAAAAAAAAATTAATTAAAGTTTATAATTCACTTTATCATATAAATTTAGATTATTAG